A single region of the Malus sylvestris chromosome 8, drMalSylv7.2, whole genome shotgun sequence genome encodes:
- the LOC126631894 gene encoding uncharacterized protein LOC126631894 — protein MRGELNGLKTKILREQPCAYYVHCFAHQLQLALVAVAKNNIDIASFFATANNVVNHVGASCKRRDSLRGQLQEELVIAFENDCLITGRGLNQETSLKRAGDTRWNSHYGTLISIISMFSSVVHVLQMVIDDNPNESAGEANTLMRVILTFEFVFHLFLMKVILGLTNDLSQALQRKDQEIVNAMALVKSCKEKLYWMRNNGFDALVDEVSSFCEKHHIDVPNMEEAFILPGRSRRYAPIKTNRHHYRVELFIYVIDEQITELEDRFNE, from the exons ATGAGAGGTGAGTTGAAtggccttaaaacaaagatattgaGAGAACAACCTTGTGCATATTATGTTCATTGCTTTGCTCATCAACTTCAACTAGCTCTTGTTGCCGTAGCAAAGAATAATATAGACATTGCCTCTTTTTTTGCAACGGCTAATAATGTGGTTAATCATGTTGGAGCATCTTGTAAGCGGCGTGATTCACTTAGAGGGCAACTTCAAGAAGAGCTTGTGATAGCTTTTGAAAATGATTGTCTTATAACGGGGCGAGgcttaaatcaagaaacaagtcTCAAACGTGCCGGTGACACACGATGGAACTCACACTATGGTACCTTGATTAGCATCATTTCTATGTTTTCATCCGTGGTTCATGTGCTTCAAATGGTTATTGATGATAATCCCAATGAAAGTGCGGGTGAAGCAAATACGTTAATGAGAGTGATACTtacttttgagtttgtgtttcaccttttcttgatgaaagtcatattgggactcacaaatgatttgtcacaagcattgcaaaggaaagatcaagaaattgtgaatgcaatggctTTAGTGAAATCATGCAAGGAAAAGCTATATTGGATGAGGAATAATGGGTTCGATGCATTGGTTGATGAAgtatcttctttttgtgaaaaacatcatATTGATGTTCCTAACATGGAAGAGGCATTTATACTTCCAGGGAGGTCAAGGCGTTATGCTCCAATAAAGACAAATCGTCATCATTATCGTGTGGAGCTCTTTATTTATGTCATTGATGAGCAAATTACGGAGTTAGAGGATCGCTTTAATGAG TGA